The following coding sequences lie in one Brachionichthys hirsutus isolate HB-005 chromosome 15, CSIRO-AGI_Bhir_v1, whole genome shotgun sequence genomic window:
- the tal1 gene encoding T-cell acute lymphocytic leukemia protein 1 homolog, translating to MMDKRQPEVCGGSPDAVSDSGKQEDSFIISRQNGCKEEEEPRREEGEKERGGRFKGVEETDDVPLQNSSNGTSIIINGVAKETASHNALDLKREVPVIELSRRDAIKAVEQRTESHLVPITELRRPPLPLPPPQRDDARMVQLSPSAFPVPARAMLYNLAQPLAAINSLGGESEQYSMYPSNRVKRRPAPYEVELDEAGQPKIVRRIFTNSRERWRQQNVNGAFAELRKLIPTHPPDKKLSKNEILRLAMKYISFLSNLLEDQDGGRNVGSTTDGETGLLVGAHEVGPQGGTHQDTVVGLARDDLLETMSPGSSCGSLPDGDADGSPESFTEDQDSPPAPRTLTASRGPPLHLASRDLRRNGRPLDGSSRR from the exons ATGATGGATAAAAGGCAGCCGGAGGTTTGTGGCGGAAGTCCCGATGCAGTCTCCGATTCTGGAAAGCAAGAGGACTCCTTCATCATCTCCAGACAGAACGGAtgcaaggaggaagaggagccgaggagagaggagggggagaaggagaggggagggcgctTCAAGGGGGTTGAGGAGACGGATGACGTTCCTCTGCAGAACTCGAGCAATGggaccagcatcatcatcaacgGCGTTGCCAAGGAAACTGCCTCTCACAACGCCCTTGACCTGAAAAGGGAAGTGCCGGTGATCGAGCTCTCCAGGAGGGACGCTATAAAAGCTGTGGAGCAGAGAACTGAAAGCCATTTGGTGCCGATCACGGAACTTCGCAGACctccgctgccgctgccgccgccgcaaCGAGACGACGCTCGAATGGTCCAACTGAGTCCAAGCGCGTTCCCTGTCCCGGCTCGGGCGATGCTCTACAACCTGGCGCAGCCTCTTGCCGCCATCAACAG TCTCGGAGGGGAGTCGGAGCAGTACAGCATGTACCCCAGCAACAGGGTAAAGCGCCGCCCGGCGCCTTATGAGGTTGAACTCGACGAGG CTGGCCAGCCAAAAATCGTACGTCGCATCTTCACCAACAGTCGGGAACGTTGGCGGCAGCAGAATGTCAACGGGGCATTTGCGGAGCTTCGAAAACTCATTCCCACTCACCCTCCGGACAAGAAGCTGAGCAAGAATGAGATCCTGCGGCTCGCTATGAAGTACATCAGCTTCCTCTCCAACCTCCTGGAGGAccaggatggagggaggaatgtTGGCAGCACAACTGATGGTGAAACGGGGCTACTGGTTGGTGCCCACGAGGTGGGCCCACAGGGTGGAACGCATCAGGACACGGTGGTGGGCTTGGCAAGGGACGATCTCCTGGAGACAATGTCGCCAGGCTCCAGCTGCGGAAGCCTTCCCGATGGCGACGCAGACGGCAGCCCTGAGAGCTTCACGGAGGATCAGGACTCACCTCCAGCTCCGAGGACTCTAACAGCTTCACGCGGGCCCCCGCTTCATCTAGCCAGTCGGGATCTGAGGCGCAACGGCCGGCCTTTAGATGGCTCCAGCCGTCGATGA
- the arl14 gene encoding ADP-ribosylation factor-like protein 14: MGLHGSKQPEAQVLILGLDKAGKSTLLYKLRHDACVSTVPTIGFNVEMLEARKKSVNFILTLWDIGGQAKMRAHWKSFHQDAAAVVFVVDSSEKERLEEARKELENTLRSEQLRGLPLIILANKQDVDGALTATEISDTFNLKKICSTRDWFIQPCSAKTGFGVQEALKRLVQLVKLPSDTATVKDSIKETVHNLAASSRR, translated from the coding sequence ATGGGACTGCACGGATCTAAGCAACCAGAGGCCCAAGTCCTTATTCTGGGGCTCGACAAAGCAGGAAAATCCACTCTCCTCTATAAACTGAGACACGATGCGTGCGTCAGCACCGTGCCCACCATTGGTTTTAACGTGGAAATGCTCGAGGCGAGAAAGAAAAGCGTCAATTTCATCTTGACCTTGTGGGATATTGGCGGCCAGGCAAAGATGCGTGCGCATTGGAAGAGTTTCCaccaggatgcagcagctgttgtGTTCGTCGTGGACAGCTCGGAAAAGGAGCGTCTGGAGGAGGCGCGTAAGGAGCTGGAGAACACGCTGAGGAGTGAGCAGCTGCGGGGCCTTCCGCTCATTATCCTCGCCAACAAACAGGACGTGGATGGCGCATTGACTGCGACCGAAATCAGCGACACGTTTAACCTGAAGAAGATCTGCTCGACTCGGGATTGGTTCATCCAGCCGTGTTCCGCGAAAACGGGATTCGGAGTGCAGGAGGCGCTCAAACGATTGGTCCAGCTGGTCAAACTGCCGTCAGACACCGCGACGGTGAAAGACAGCATCAAGGAAACGGTGCACAACCTCGCAGCGAGCAGCAGACGTTAA
- the otol1a gene encoding otolin-1-A — protein sequence MPTIWKLNAFLTVLLVVLMAVLTSSSRTTRWPKSQSTKKPARPGTNGGGGRAARTTTSTSPNNMHMYETTDVMMDPYTLSPADSTTYSSDAYPTDFNTDSTASPARGNYTLDFSECFFNFCECCPPERGPMGPAGESGPSGQPGEKGPPGLPGENGEPGSEGPPGPAGHHGDNGFNGDIGERGDQGPAGDPGAPGVPGKPGERGDPGLKGEKGDRGSSGLKGDPGEIGWPGMNGTKGNLGQDGPMGPPGLEGPKGHKGELGLKGDCLPGEKGHLGEPGLRGEMGPPGVNGTDGANGEGGEPGPPGGKGDTGTRGPPGPPGGRGMLGQRGERGLKGARGPRGPRGPPGETVAPVRSAFSVGLFPSRSFPPPNLPVKFDKVFYNGDGHWDPTLNKFNVTYSGVYLFSYHITVRNRPVRAALMVNGVRKLRTRDSLYGQEIDQASNLALLPLHQGDQVWLETLRDWNGVYSSSEDDSIFSGFLLYPDVNEKPAASENHRL from the exons ATGCCGACCATTTGGAAGTTGAATGCCTTCCTCACTGTTCTCCTCGTGGTCCTGATGGCCGTGctgacctccagcagcagaaccaccCGCTGGCCCAAATCTCAGAGCACCAAGAAGCCTGCTAGACCCGGGACCAATGGCGGCGGTGGACGAGCCGCACGGACCACCACCTCGACATCCCCTAACAACATGCACATGTATGAGACGACTGATGTTATGATGGATCCCTACACGTTGTCCCCCGCAGACAGCACCACCTACTCCAGTGATGCTTACCCAACTGATTTCAACACAGATAGCACAGCGTCCCCTGCAAGGGGTAACTACACCCTCGACTTCAGTGAATGCTTTTTCAACTTTTGTGAGTGCTGCCCACCAGAAAGGGGTCCCATGGGACCCGCAGGAGAGAGCGGGCCATCAGGACAGCCAGGAGAGAAGGGCCCCCCAG GGTTACCAGGAGAAAATGGAGAACCAGGTTCCGAAGGACCTCCGGGACCAGCTGGACATCATGGAGACAATGGTTTTAATGGTGATAtag gagaaagaggagatcaAGGACCAGCTGGTGATCCCGGTGCTCCCGGTGTCCCAGGAAAACCAGGAGAGAGAG GTGATCCGGGCCTCAAAGGAGAGAAAGGTGATCGAGGCTCCAGCGGTCTGAAAGGGGACCCCGGAGAAATAGGCTGGCCCGGCATGAATGGGACAAAGGGCAACCTTGGGCAGGATGGGCCTATGGGTCCTCCTGGGCTGGAAGGGCCAAAGGGGCACAAAGGTGAATTGGGACTTAAAGGGGATTGCTTACCAGGCGAGAAAGGTCATCTTGGCGAGCCTGGTCTGAGAGGTGAGATGGGCCCCCCAGGAGTAAACGGAACTGATGGCGCAAATGGAGAAGGAGGGGAGCCAGGTCCTCCAGGAGGGAAGGGGGATACCGGTACCAGAGgacctccaggtcctccaggagGGAGGGGCATGTTAGGGCAGAGGGGAGAACGGGGCCTCAAAGGTGCACGTGGGCCACGGGGCCCTAGAGGCCCCCCAGGGGAGACTGTGGCGCCTGTCCGCTCTGCTTTCAGTGTCGGCTTGTTTCCAAGCAGGTCTTTTCCTCCGCCCAACCTGCCCGTGAAGTTCGATAAGGTGTTTTATAATGGGGACGGGCACTGGGACCCAACACTCAATAAGTTTAATGTCACTTACTCGGGCGTCTACCTATTCAGCTACCACATAACTGTGCGAAACCGGCCTGTGCGTGCTGCCCTCATGGTGAATGGGGTGCGAAAGCTGCGGACCAGGGATTCTCTGTACGGCCAGGAGATTGATCAAGCCTCCAACCTCGCTCTGCTGCCACTGCATCAAGGTGACCAAGTGTGGCTGGAGACCCTGAGAGACTGGAATGGAGTTTACTCCAGCAGTGAGGATGACAGCATTTTTTCTGGCTTCCTGCTTTACCCCGACGTAAATGAAAAACCTGCTGCCTCAGAAAACCACAGGCTTTGA
- the ppm1la gene encoding protein phosphatase 1L: MVGDTMTLLSLLGRIMRYFLLRPETLFLLCISLALWSYFFHTDEVKTIVKSSRDAVKMVKGKVAEMMQNDRLGGLSVLDAEFSKTWEFKNDNVAVYSIQGRRDHMEDRFEALTDVTNRSHPSIFGIFDGHGGEAAADYVKAHLPEALKQQLQAFEKEKRESALSYASILEQRILSVDREMLDKLSANHDEAGTTCLVALLSDRELTVANVGDSRGVLCDKDGNAVALSHDHKPYQLKERKRIKRAGGFISFNGSWRVQGILAMSRSLGDYPLKNLNVVIPDPDIMTFDMDKLQPEFMILASDGLWDAFSNEEAVRFVRERLDEPHFGAKSIVLQSFYRGCPDNITVMVVKFKSGAGGSSKAGE; this comes from the exons ATGGTCGGAGACACAATGACGCTCTTGTCTCTTCTGGGTCGGATCATGCGCTATTTTCTCCTCAGGCCTGAGACGCTGTTCCTGCTGTGCATCAGCCTGGCGCTGTGGAGCTACTTCTTCCACACGGACGAGGTGAAAACCATCGTCAAGTCCAGCCGCGATGCGGTGAAGATGGTGAAAGGGAAAGTGGCCGAGATGATGCAGAACGACCGGCTGGGGGGCCTCAGCGTCCTGGACGCGGAGTTCTCCAAAACCTGGGAGTTCAAGAACGACAACGTCGCCGTTTACTCCATACAGGGGAGGCGAGATCACATGGAGGACCGCTTCGAGGCGCTCACCGACGTCACCAACAGGAGCCACCCGTCCATATTCGGCATATTCGACGGCCACGGCGGAGAG GCTGCAGCCGACTACGTGAAGGCCCACCTGCCGGAGgccctgaagcagcagctgcaggcctttgagaaagagaaaagagagagtgcTCTGTCTTACGCCAGCATCCTCGAGCAGCGCATCCTGTCTGTGGATCGTGAGATGCTGGACAAGCTCTCTGCAAACCACGATGAAGCAG GAACCACGTGTCTGGTAGCTCTGCTGTCCGATAGAGAACTCACGGTGGCAAACGTCGGCGACTCTCGCGGCGTGCTGTGCGACAAAGACGGGAACGCCGTAGCACTGTCGCACGACCACAAACCGTATCAGCTCAAAGAGCGCAAAAGGATCAAGAGGGCAG GAGGCTTCATCAGTTTTAACGGATCCTGGAGAGTCCAGGGAATCCTGGCCATGTCCCGCTCTCTAGGGGACTACCCGCTGAAGAACCTCAATGTAGTAATCCCTGATCCTGATATCATGACCTTTGACATGGACAAACTGCAGCCAGAGTTCATGATCCTGGCGTCTGATGGCCTTTGGGACGCTTTCAGCAACGAGGAGGCGGTCCGTTTTGTCCGCGAACGTCTGGATGAGCCTCACTTTGGCGCCAAGAGCATTGTCCTCCAATCTTTCTACCGCGGATGTCCCGACAACATCACCGTCATGGTCGTAAAGTTCAAAAGTGGGGCTGGGGGGAGTAGCAAAGCCGGGGAGTAG
- the LOC137904700 gene encoding zona pellucida sperm-binding protein 3-like, whose product MGRSRAAACCWWIIVLISLSSHAKCRLVYGQTKPHTPSRAGGDFQPPLTHERGQNAALSGRPRPVVVNCHPDSMEVVVQADMFDRGLRVDGRHLRLGLESASEGSPCRAAASAEVEFTIRADLVDCGTERSSTKETITYSNVLVYAPQPSSDGLLRLDGAETSIVCHYERRYRVNATSVRPTWDPSVSLASAEGQIDFNMKLMADNWQFKRGSYSYFLGDPVHLEVSAVVRSHMPLRVYVDRCVATATPVAQAPKSYSFIRNHGCFADAVLTNSSSRFLPRAEEHKLRFQLDAFRFYEESSDRVLVSCFLKAVPVILPVRPQDRACSLIENRWRSIDGNDPACETCDLSHRNDEHLSSEPPVAMSNPRAWLSIPPPETLPQIGPQQPATYDRFRPIVHQNQHNQFHQSSAGLVKRGVGRAIHLGPIIILRSDKRQADSTTAPKNGTG is encoded by the exons ATGGGCCGTAGCCGTGCTGCAGCGTGCTGTTGGTGGATCATTGTCCTTATTTCACTGAGCTCTCACGCTAAATGCCGGCTAGTTTACGGTCAGACAAAGCCCCACACCCCAAGCCGAGCCGGAGGCGACTTCCAGCCTCCGTTGACGCACGAACGGGGACAAAACGCTGCGCTCAGCGGGCGGCCTCGACCTGTCGTGGTCAACTGTCACCCGGACTCCATGGAGGTCGTGGTGCAGGCCGATATGTTTGACCGAGGCCTCCGTGTGGACGGGAGACATCTTCGGTTGGGCTTAGAATCGGCGAGCGAGGGGAGTCCGTGCAGGGCAGCGGCCTCGGCAGAGGTGGAGTTCACCATCCGGGCCGACCTGGTGGACTGTGGAACGGAACGCTCT TCAACAAAAGAGACGATCACCTATTCCAACGTCCTGGTCTACGCCCCTCAGCCTTCATCTGATGGTTTGCTCAGGCTGGATGGAGCAGAAACTTCAATTGTATGCCATTATGAAAG GAGGTACCGTGTGAACGCCACTTCCGTGCGTCCCACGTGGGATCCGTCTGTGTCCCTGGCCTCAGCAGAGGGCCAGATAGATTTCAATATGAAACTCATGGCTG ataattgGCAATTCAAGAGGGGCTCTTATTCCTATTTCCTGGGTGACCCCGTTCATCTTGAAGTGTCTGCTGTCGTTCGAAGCCACATGCCCCTGCGAGTCTATGTTGACCGCTgcgttgccacagcaacccctGTTGCACAGGCTCCAAAGAGCTACAGCTTCATTCGGAATCATGG ATGTTTTGCCGACGCAGTCCTGACTAACTCCAGCTCCCGCTTCCTTCCGAGGGCGGAGGAGCATAAGCTCAGGTTTCAGCTTGATGCCTTCAGGTTCTACGAGGAATCCAGCGATCGG GTCCTTGTATCCTGCTTCCTGAAGGCTGTTCCTGTCATTTTACCCGTGCGCCCTCAGGACAGGGCCTGCTCTTTAATTGAGAACAG GTGGCGATCCATTGATGGGAACGACCCGGCATGTGAAACTTGTGATCTCTCCCATCGCAACGATGAGCATCTGTCCTCTGAACCCCCCGTTGCTATGAGCAACCCCCGAGCGTGGCTGTCAATACCACCCCCAGAGACTTTACCCCAGATTGGACCACAACAACCAGCCACGTACGACCGTTTTCGTCCAATAGTGCACCAGAACCAACACAACCAATTTCACCAATCCTCTGCTGGACTGGTGAAAAGAGGAGTAG ggcGAGCTATCCACCTGGGACCCATTATCATTCTGCGATCCGACAAAAGGCAGGCAGATTCCACAACGGCACCAAAGAACGGGACCGGCTGA
- the LOC137904701 gene encoding interleukin-12 subunit alpha-like → MLVFKRYVSPALLLILVTGPLWQASQSLPVTDEGRVTNSCVLHAHTLLQNITNTLSRKDLFSGINCEKQGVDLNMETETPSVCAPKGLTCAGVIMSQFNKESCLKNIREDLSYYYRFLAAQLDPDSFRSILCSLRELMEGCFAMPLPTDLSMDQASADRTYNDRLSLCKMFKGFQVRAITLNRVLAYMNSGEHTK, encoded by the exons ATGCTGGTCTTCAAGCGCT aCGTCTCTCCTGCACTGCTGCTCATACTGGTGACCGGTCCTCTGTGGCAGGCCAGCCAGTCTTTACCAGTGACGGATGAAGGACGGGTGACAAACTCCTGTGTTTTACATGCGCACACACTTCTACAGAACATCACCAACACACTCTCACGG AAAGACTTGTTCAGTGGAATCAACTGCGAGAAGCAGGGAGTTGATCTCAACATGGAAACCGAGACgccatctgtgtgtgcaccaaag GGGTTGACATGCGCCGGAGTCATTATGTCACAATTTAATAAG GAGTCGTGCCTGAAGAACATCAGGGAGGATTTGAGTTACTACTACCGATTTCTAGCTGCTCAGCTAGATCCTGACAGTTTTAGATCTATTCTGTGCAGCCTCAGAGAACTCATGGAG GGGTGCTTTGCAATGCCTCTGCCGACCGACCTGTCCATGGACCAG GCTTCTGCAGACAGGACCTACAATGACAGACTGAGCCTCTGCAAAATGTTCAAGGGTTTCCAGGTCCGCGCCATCACGCTCAACAGAGTCCTCGCATACATGAACTCTGGTGAACACACTAAATAG